A window of the Cynocephalus volans isolate mCynVol1 chromosome 10, mCynVol1.pri, whole genome shotgun sequence genome harbors these coding sequences:
- the LOC134388255 gene encoding keratin-associated protein 1-3-like has product MACCSTGFCGFPSCSTCGNCDSSCCQPSCCQPSCCQPSCCQPSCCQPSCCQTSCCQPSCCQPSCCQPSCCQPSCCGTSCGTGGGIGCGQEGGCGAVSCRVRWCRPDCRVEDTCLPPCCVVSCTPPTCCQLHHAQASCCRPSYCGQSCCRPLCCCYCCPPTGCESTCCQPTC; this is encoded by the coding sequence ATGGCCTGCTGCTCCACTGGCTtctgtggatttcccagctgcTCCACTTGTGGGAACTGTGATTCCAGCTGCTGCCAACCGAGCTGCTGCCAACCGAGCTGCTGCCAGCCGAGCTGCTGCCAACCGAGCTGCTGCCAGCCGAGCTGCTGCCAGACCAGCTGCTGCCAACCGAGCTGCTGCCAGCCGAGCTGCTGCCAACCGAGCTGCTGCCAGCCAAGCTGCTGTGGAACCAGCTGTGGCACTGGCGGTGGCATTGGCTGTGGCCAGGAGGGTGGCTGTGGAGCTGTGAGCTGCCGTGTCAGGTGGTGCCGCCCAGACTGCCGTGTGGAGGACACCTGCCTGCCCCCTTGCTGCGTGGTGAGCTGCACACCCCCAACCTGCTGCCAGCTGCACCATGCCCAGGCCTCCTGCTGCCGCCCATCCTACTGTGGACAGTCCTGCTGCCGCCCActctgctgctgctactgctgcccACCCACGGGCTGCGAGTCCACCTGTTGCCAGCCCACCTGTTAA
- the LOC134388256 gene encoding keratin-associated protein 1-3-like, with protein MACCTTSFCGFPSCSTCGNCGSGCCQPSCCQPSCCQPSCCQPSCCQPSCCQTSCCQPSCCQTSCCQPSCCGTSCGTGGGIGCGQEGGCGAVSCRVRWCRPDCRVEDTCLPPCCVVSCTPPTCCQLHHAQASCCRPSYCGQSCCRPLCCCYCCPPTGCESTCCQPTC; from the coding sequence ATGGCCTGCTGTACCACTAGCTtctgtggatttcccagctgcTCCACTTGTGGGAACTGTGGCTCCGGCTGCTGCCAACCGAGCTGCTGCCAACCGAGCTGCTGCCAGCCAAGCTGCTGCCAACCGAGCTGCTGCCAGCCAAGCTGCTGCCAGACCAGCTGCTGCCAACCGAGCTGCTGCCAGACCAGCTGCTGCCAGCCAAGCTGCTGTGGAACCAGCTGTGGCACTGGTGGTGGCATTGGCTGTGGCCAGGAGGGTGGCTGTGGAGCTGTGAGCTGCCGCGTCAGATGGTGCCGCCCAGACTGCCGCGTGGAGGACACCTGCCTGCCCCCTTGCTGCGTGGTGAGCTGCACACCCCCAACCTGCTGCCAGCTGCACCATGCCCAGGCCTCCTGCTGCCGCCCATCCTACTGTGGACAGTCCTGCTGCCGCCCActctgctgctgctactgctgcccACCCACGGGCTGTGAGTCCACCTGTTGCCAGCCCACCTGTTAA
- the LOC134389339 gene encoding keratin-associated protein 1-1-like: MACCSTGFCGFPSCSTCGNCDSSCCQPSCCQPSCCQPSCCQPSCCQPSCCQTSCCQPSCCQPSCCQTSCCQPSCCQPSCCQTSCCQPSCCGTSCGTGGGIGCGQEGGCGAVSCRVRWCRPDCRVEDTCLPPCCVVSCTPPTCCQLHHAQASCCRPSYCGQSCCRPLCCCYCCPPTGCESTCCQPTC, encoded by the coding sequence ATGGCCTGTTGCTCCACTGGCTTCTGTGGATTCCCCAGCTGCTCCACTTGTGGGAACTGTGATTCCAGCTGCTGCCAGCCAAGCTGCTGCCAACCGAGCTGCTGCCAGCCGAGCTGCTGCCAACCGAGCTGCTGCCAGCCGAGCTGCTGCCAGACCAGCTGCTGCCAACCGAGCTGCTGCCAGCCGAGCTGCTGCCAGACCAGCTGCTGCCAACCGAGCTGCTGCCAGCCAAGCTGCTGCCAGACCAGCTGCTGCCAGCCAAGCTGCTGTGGAACCAGCTGTGGCACTGGCGGTGGCATTGGCTGTGGCCAGGAGGGTGGCTGTGGAGCTGTGAGCTGCCGTGTCAGATGGTGCCGCCCAGACTGCCGTGTGGAGGACACCTGCCTGCCCCCTTGCTGCGTGGTGAGCTGCACACCCCCAACCTGCTGCCAGCTGCACCATGCCCAGGCCTCCTGCTGCCGCCCATCCTACTGTGGACAGTCCTGCTGCCGCCCActctgctgctgctactgctgcccACCCACGGGCTGCGAGTCCACCTGTTGCCAGCCCACCTGTTAA
- the LOC134389293 gene encoding keratin-associated protein 1-3-like yields the protein MACCTTSFCGFPSCSSCGNCGSSCCQPSCCQPSCCQPSCCQPSCCQPSCCQPSCCQPSCCQPSCCQTSCCQPSCCGTSCGTGGGIGCGQEGGCGAVSCRVRWCRPDCRVEDTCLPPCCVVSCTPPTCCQLHHAQASCCRPSYCGQSCCRPLCCCYCCPPTGCESTCCQPTC from the coding sequence ATGGCCTGCTGTACCACTAGCTtctgtggatttcccagctgcTCCAGTTGTGGGAACTGTGGCTCCAGCTGCTGCCAACCGAGCTGCTGCCAGCCGAGCTGCTGCCAACCAAGCTGCTGCCAGCCGAGCTGCTGCCAACCGAGCTGCTGCCAGCCAAGCTGCTGCCAGCCGAGCTGCTGCCAACCGAGCTGCTGCCAGACCAGCTGCTGCCAGCCAAGCTGCTGTGGAACCAGCTGTGGCACTGGTGGTGGCATTGGCTGTGGCCAGGAGGGTGGCTGTGGAGCTGTGAGCTGCCGCGTCAGATGGTGCCGCCCAGACTGCCGCGTGGAGGACACCTGCCTGCCCCCTTGCTGCGTGGTGAGCTGCACACCCCCAACCTGCTGCCAGCTGCACCATGCCCAGGCCTCCTGCTGCCGCCCATCCTACTGTGGACAGTCCTGCTGCCGCCCActctgctgctgctactgctgcccACCCACGGGCTGTGAGTCTACCTGCTGCCAGCCTACCTGTTAA